In Desulfoplanes formicivorans, a single genomic region encodes these proteins:
- the hpsH gene encoding (2S)-3-sulfopropanediol dehydratase activating enzyme yields the protein MTLSDAKTTGIVFNIQNYSVHDGDGIRTLVFLKGCPLRCKWCSNPESHKKQPELAFNPRKCLTTEKCTRCIKACPNGALSPSEHHMPVFDPEKCVRCHTCAEACPSNALNVYGETMTVEEVITRVEKDDAFYARSGGGMTLSGGEAMAQPAFAAALLREARRKRIHCMIETCGHCDWEALAEACASLNALIMDIKCMDSAKHKAFTGVGNERILENFARVCETFPDLPIMVRTPVIPGFNDTEEDIRAILEFLPQRKGLSYELLPYHRFGQPKYDYLGKTYPMGDQELEEGLMTRLNIIQSSYTTKFA from the coding sequence ATGACCCTTTCAGACGCCAAAACCACAGGCATAGTCTTCAACATCCAGAACTATTCCGTTCATGACGGTGACGGCATAAGAACCCTGGTCTTCCTCAAGGGCTGTCCCCTGCGCTGCAAATGGTGCAGCAACCCCGAGTCGCACAAAAAACAGCCCGAGCTGGCCTTCAATCCCAGAAAATGCCTGACTACGGAAAAATGCACGCGCTGCATCAAAGCCTGCCCCAATGGGGCACTCAGTCCTTCTGAACATCACATGCCCGTGTTCGATCCGGAAAAATGCGTGCGGTGCCATACCTGTGCCGAGGCATGTCCGTCCAACGCATTGAATGTGTATGGTGAAACCATGACCGTGGAAGAGGTCATCACCAGGGTGGAAAAGGACGACGCCTTTTACGCCCGTTCCGGTGGAGGGATGACCCTGAGTGGTGGAGAGGCCATGGCTCAGCCCGCCTTTGCAGCGGCCCTGCTGCGCGAAGCACGGCGGAAACGCATCCACTGCATGATCGAGACCTGCGGCCACTGCGACTGGGAAGCCCTGGCCGAGGCATGCGCAAGTCTCAACGCACTGATCATGGACATCAAGTGTATGGACAGCGCCAAACACAAAGCCTTTACCGGCGTGGGCAATGAACGGATTCTGGAAAATTTTGCCAGGGTCTGTGAAACCTTTCCGGATCTGCCCATCATGGTACGCACCCCGGTCATCCCCGGGTTCAATGATACCGAAGAAGACATTCGGGCCATTCTGGAATTTCTGCCCCAGCGGAAGGGACTCAGTTATGAACTGCTCCCCTACCACCGCTTCGGCCAGCCCAAATACGACTATCTGGGCAAGACATATCCCATGGGAGATCAGGAACTGGAAGAAGGACTCATGACCCGTCTCAATATCATTCAGAGTAGCTATACAACAAAATTTGCATAA
- a CDS encoding acyl-CoA reductase, with the protein METMQHFFFGTFHEAPRDLDVRDGRRFFSASAMKQRVDALARIPLDDIISLLDRVGTRLTRPGRYRDRILEIMPRITGYSLPMMEKAMEALQGILCRESLEERLSCLGDRRALDGWTIYRGKAARALPLGAICHVAPGNIFLGSVDSVITGMITKNINVLKLSRHDPIFPFLFLEALLEEDPTGAIASTLAITSWSHTNADMMHLVGEEFDGILLFGGEEAVREYAAITSPTTRLLAFGPKLSWGLIRKGLKKDDLQQAIEGFAMDTALWEQKACTSCQNLFVEGRDLAHQVAHGLHQELQRLADTLPQAGMDLDEGVDIRKAREQAFWDVFKGRGLLLEGRTHSVILREGTGVIPSPLNRTIYVNTVENWKDVLKGNMPSMTDHMSTVGLAVPESLLEDTLQGLEPLGIPRFCRPGTMGVGVDAGAPHDGSYLILGLVKMLSKEDLPLERLGRTYDAPARREARLVAELNRLVNHALKSPFYKKLYADVQLPITSLEDFSRLPVLEKHHLETHCPPADTSMLTAPAGASYLFSSGGTSGTPRNLCWSVEEFKQSQRLLGQGFRALGISSGDRVANLMRAGSLYTGFLATNGGLEQTGCQILSITANQSIEETLNLVEGFRPNVAMGMTSTLVELAEQARKEQRTIRLERIFYTGEAMSESSRNLLRTVFHASRIGSLSYGAVEIGPLGYQCDQCRHDEFHLSEDWAYLEFGENGEVFATGTGRLLHPIIRYRIGDRAAWVDSPCACGRTSPKFRLLGRTDHYVRLLYNDLYMAEIDRTLAAFPGLTPVYQIIVRDGEKGLEAHLIIEGQDHQGLETEVWNALKKEAAEFKDLPDFGCHFTVSIRPPGSIERMGRTGKIRRIVDLRVAP; encoded by the coding sequence ATGGAAACAATGCAGCACTTTTTCTTTGGAACATTTCATGAAGCGCCCAGAGACCTTGATGTCCGGGACGGGCGCAGGTTTTTTTCCGCATCAGCCATGAAACAGCGTGTTGATGCCCTGGCCAGGATCCCTTTGGACGATATCATCTCCCTGCTGGACAGGGTGGGCACCAGGCTGACCCGACCGGGAAGATACCGGGATCGTATCCTTGAAATCATGCCCCGGATAACAGGCTATTCACTCCCCATGATGGAAAAGGCCATGGAGGCTTTGCAGGGAATTTTGTGTCGGGAATCCCTGGAAGAACGCCTCTCCTGTCTTGGCGACAGAAGGGCTCTGGACGGCTGGACCATCTACCGGGGCAAGGCAGCCCGGGCCCTGCCCCTGGGGGCCATCTGCCACGTGGCTCCGGGCAATATCTTTCTGGGCTCCGTGGATTCCGTGATCACCGGAATGATCACCAAAAACATAAATGTCCTGAAGCTTTCCCGGCATGACCCGATTTTCCCCTTCCTTTTTCTGGAAGCCCTTCTGGAAGAAGATCCCACAGGTGCAATTGCCTCCACCCTGGCCATCACCTCATGGAGTCACACCAATGCGGACATGATGCATCTGGTGGGAGAAGAATTCGACGGCATCCTCCTCTTTGGCGGAGAAGAGGCCGTGCGGGAATATGCCGCCATCACCTCCCCCACGACCCGCCTTTTGGCCTTTGGCCCCAAATTGAGCTGGGGACTCATCCGCAAGGGCCTGAAAAAAGACGACCTCCAACAGGCCATAGAGGGCTTTGCCATGGACACGGCCCTTTGGGAGCAAAAGGCCTGCACCAGCTGTCAGAATCTGTTTGTGGAAGGCAGGGACCTGGCTCACCAGGTGGCTCACGGTCTGCACCAGGAGCTTCAGCGTTTGGCAGACACCCTTCCCCAGGCCGGTATGGATCTGGATGAAGGCGTGGACATACGCAAGGCCAGAGAACAGGCCTTTTGGGACGTTTTCAAGGGCCGGGGACTGCTTCTGGAAGGCAGGACGCATTCGGTCATCCTCAGGGAAGGGACCGGCGTGATCCCTTCGCCCCTGAACCGGACCATCTATGTCAATACAGTGGAAAACTGGAAGGATGTGCTCAAAGGCAACATGCCCTCCATGACAGACCACATGTCCACCGTGGGGCTGGCCGTACCCGAATCCCTGCTTGAAGACACCCTGCAGGGACTGGAACCCCTGGGCATACCCCGTTTCTGCCGTCCGGGAACAATGGGCGTGGGAGTCGATGCAGGCGCACCCCATGACGGTTCCTATCTGATCCTTGGACTGGTGAAGATGCTGAGCAAGGAAGATCTCCCCCTTGAGCGTCTGGGCCGGACCTATGATGCGCCCGCACGACGTGAGGCGCGCCTTGTGGCCGAACTGAACCGGCTGGTCAATCACGCCCTGAAAAGTCCCTTTTACAAAAAACTGTATGCGGATGTACAACTTCCCATTACCAGTCTTGAAGATTTCAGCAGACTTCCTGTGCTGGAAAAACATCATCTGGAAACCCACTGTCCCCCGGCCGACACCTCCATGCTCACGGCTCCTGCCGGGGCAAGCTATCTTTTCAGCTCCGGCGGAACCTCGGGCACGCCCCGCAACCTTTGCTGGTCCGTGGAAGAGTTCAAGCAATCCCAGCGGCTGCTGGGACAGGGATTTCGGGCTCTGGGGATTTCTTCCGGAGATCGGGTGGCCAATCTCATGCGGGCAGGTTCCCTGTACACGGGTTTTCTGGCCACCAACGGCGGACTGGAACAGACCGGTTGTCAGATCCTGTCCATAACGGCCAATCAGAGTATTGAAGAAACCCTGAACCTTGTGGAGGGGTTTCGTCCCAATGTGGCCATGGGCATGACCAGCACCCTGGTTGAACTGGCAGAACAAGCCCGCAAGGAGCAGCGCACCATTCGCTTGGAACGCATTTTCTACACGGGCGAGGCCATGTCCGAATCATCAAGAAATCTCCTGCGTACGGTCTTCCATGCCTCCCGGATCGGTTCCCTTTCCTATGGAGCCGTGGAAATCGGACCACTGGGATATCAATGCGATCAGTGCAGACACGACGAATTCCATCTTTCCGAAGACTGGGCGTATCTCGAATTCGGCGAAAACGGAGAGGTGTTTGCAACGGGAACCGGACGCCTGCTCCATCCCATCATCCGTTACCGCATCGGCGACCGGGCCGCCTGGGTGGATTCCCCCTGTGCCTGCGGCCGCACCTCCCCCAAGTTTCGTCTGCTGGGACGGACCGACCATTATGTCCGCCTGCTGTACAACGACCTGTACATGGCAGAAATCGACAGGACCCTGGCTGCTTTTCCCGGGCTGACACCGGTCTACCAGATTATTGTCAGAGACGGGGAAAAAGGCCTGGAGGCGCATCTGATCATCGAAGGACAGGATCACCAGGGATTGGAGACAGAAGTGTGGAACGCCCTGAAGAAAGAAGCCGCCGAATTCAAGGATCTGCCGGATTTTGGCTGCCATTTCACAGTCAGCATTCGTCCTCCTGGGAGTATTGAACGCATGGGCCGAACTGGAAAAATCCGGCGCATTGTGGATCTCAGGGTGGCCCCATGA
- a CDS encoding MFS transporter, with the protein MNMAALGSHPLVRFPDFRLFFGARFISAIGDKFFTIALSWWAVNETGAQGALNLGLLMALTLLPSVLLGPLAGTLADRFDRKRCMILADACRFVLAMVMTLLLMHGTMTLYRMYVLVFVLACFMPLFESSAEGSLASLTDEEGLFAAVALDSSVVALSSALGAALGGIALAAVGTAGAFGCNGATFALSLLLIACVKTSLVPKPLDTLQPSNTGSTRESLKEILAWLKGNQDVLGMLILFGVLNFFAAPLMISIPLMVKYAFAGDVSWVAFLEAGLALGTVMMACTLSFVAQGRMLQRIITGVVGLGASVLAFALSPTPWLGLPLVFGAGAGLALASATALGFFQRTVPDALKGRFFSILTAVAYSVMPLALALNGLISQYYSVRLVLAVDGAMVCLLAGCFMLKPFRTSTRLH; encoded by the coding sequence ATGAACATGGCCGCCCTTGGATCTCACCCGTTGGTACGCTTTCCCGATTTCCGTCTTTTTTTCGGAGCCCGGTTCATATCGGCCATAGGAGATAAATTTTTTACCATTGCCCTGTCCTGGTGGGCGGTCAATGAAACAGGAGCTCAGGGAGCCCTCAACCTGGGGCTGCTCATGGCTTTGACCCTGCTGCCTTCGGTCCTTTTGGGTCCTCTGGCAGGAACTCTGGCGGACCGGTTTGACCGCAAACGGTGCATGATCCTTGCTGATGCCTGCCGGTTTGTACTGGCGATGGTCATGACCCTGCTCCTCATGCACGGAACCATGACCCTTTACCGCATGTACGTCCTGGTCTTTGTTCTTGCCTGCTTCATGCCCCTTTTTGAATCCTCGGCCGAGGGCTCTCTGGCCTCCCTGACCGATGAGGAAGGGCTTTTTGCCGCGGTGGCCCTGGACTCGTCGGTGGTTGCCCTTTCCAGCGCGCTGGGTGCCGCCCTAGGCGGTATCGCTCTGGCCGCAGTGGGCACGGCAGGGGCCTTTGGCTGCAACGGAGCAACCTTTGCCCTGTCGCTTCTGCTCATCGCCTGCGTCAAAACATCTCTGGTCCCCAAACCCCTGGACACGCTTCAGCCCTCCAATACGGGAAGTACCCGGGAAAGCCTCAAGGAAATCCTGGCATGGCTCAAGGGCAACCAGGATGTCTTGGGTATGCTGATCCTTTTCGGGGTGCTGAACTTCTTTGCCGCCCCCCTGATGATCTCCATTCCCCTGATGGTCAAATATGCCTTTGCCGGCGACGTGTCCTGGGTGGCGTTTCTGGAAGCGGGACTGGCTCTTGGAACCGTGATGATGGCCTGTACCCTGAGTTTTGTGGCCCAGGGACGCATGCTGCAGCGGATCATAACCGGGGTTGTGGGCCTGGGAGCGTCTGTCCTTGCGTTTGCCCTTTCGCCCACCCCCTGGCTGGGACTTCCCCTGGTGTTTGGTGCAGGAGCCGGGCTGGCCCTGGCCAGCGCCACGGCCCTGGGATTTTTTCAACGCACGGTTCCGGATGCCCTCAAAGGACGATTCTTTTCCATTCTCACGGCAGTGGCCTATTCGGTCATGCCTCTGGCTTTGGCCCTGAACGGACTGATATCGCAATATTATTCCGTACGCCTTGTCCTGGCCGTGGACGGGGCCATGGTCTGCCTGCTTGCCGGGTGCTTCATGCTCAAGCCGTTTCGAACCTCAACACGGCTGCACTAA
- a CDS encoding TRAP transporter large permease: METLPLTILVLVGCFFIGMPIFMSLIISAVVAIMHCGYLPLSIIHNSLFDGVNIFPLLAIPCFVIAGTLMEYGNITKQIIDVVKQLVGRLPGGLGITTILACTFFAAISGSGPGTVAAIGTLMIPSMVRSGYTPSYAAAAASSGGTIGILLPPSNPMIIFAILANVSVTAMFTAGIMPGLMVAFFMTGMAMIKAKMEGVTVDREQPPFNLRVFLKSLSKGGFALATPFIILGSIYSGMATPVEASVVAIVWALFVGIVINRALELKHIRLALIEGAMLCGTVLLIVGASTLFGKILTYEQAPLKLANLVLGVSKNPEIVLIMIVGILYFLGMFMETLSTMIILAPVLLPMVKSLGIDPIHFGVIMVITNEVAMLTPPLGVNLFVSSRIAKISVEKISIAVLPYLLVLTLCILLIVYCPFISTWLPALLGSGM; the protein is encoded by the coding sequence TTACCATTCTTGTTCTTGTGGGCTGTTTCTTCATCGGCATGCCCATCTTCATGTCCCTGATCATTTCCGCGGTAGTGGCCATCATGCATTGCGGCTATCTGCCCCTGTCCATCATCCACAACTCCCTGTTCGACGGGGTGAACATCTTCCCGCTTCTGGCCATTCCCTGTTTTGTCATTGCCGGAACCCTCATGGAGTACGGGAACATCACCAAACAGATCATTGATGTGGTCAAACAGCTTGTGGGGCGTCTGCCCGGAGGCCTGGGCATCACCACCATTCTGGCCTGTACCTTTTTTGCCGCCATTTCAGGATCGGGACCGGGTACTGTTGCTGCCATTGGTACCCTGATGATCCCGTCCATGGTTCGCAGCGGGTACACCCCATCCTATGCAGCGGCTGCTGCCTCTTCCGGGGGAACCATCGGCATCCTGCTGCCACCAAGCAACCCCATGATCATCTTTGCCATCCTGGCCAATGTTTCGGTGACCGCCATGTTTACCGCAGGCATCATGCCCGGGCTGATGGTCGCCTTTTTCATGACCGGCATGGCCATGATCAAGGCCAAGATGGAAGGCGTGACCGTTGACAGGGAACAGCCCCCGTTCAATCTGCGGGTCTTTTTGAAAAGTTTGTCCAAGGGCGGATTTGCCCTGGCTACCCCGTTCATCATCCTGGGGTCCATCTATTCGGGCATGGCCACTCCGGTGGAAGCTTCAGTGGTTGCCATTGTCTGGGCCCTTTTCGTGGGCATTGTCATCAACAGGGCCCTTGAGCTCAAACATATCAGACTGGCCCTCATCGAGGGCGCCATGCTCTGCGGAACGGTTCTGCTCATTGTGGGCGCGTCCACGCTCTTTGGCAAAATCCTGACCTATGAACAGGCTCCCCTCAAGCTGGCCAACCTGGTGCTTGGCGTTTCCAAAAATCCCGAAATTGTCCTGATCATGATCGTGGGCATTCTGTACTTTTTGGGCATGTTCATGGAGACCTTGTCCACCATGATCATTCTGGCTCCGGTGCTTTTGCCCATGGTCAAAAGCCTGGGTATCGACCCGATTCATTTCGGCGTGATCATGGTCATCACCAATGAGGTGGCCATGCTGACTCCGCCCCTTGGCGTCAATCTGTTCGTTTCCTCGCGCATCGCCAAGATCTCCGTGGAAAAGATATCCATTGCCGTTCTCCCCTATCTGCTGGTTCTGACCCTGTGCATCCTGCTGATCGTGTACTGTCCGTTCATCAGCACCTGGCTTCCAGCTCTGCTGGGTTCAGGTATGTGA
- a CDS encoding sigma-54 interaction domain-containing protein, with translation MPTNLLKDHIEDLLDSFGEAIAISDNNGIMLHVNKKHEELTGILHKDIMGKSALELVERGVFDVVLNPEVVRTGQPATRMQKTADGRKLILEGNPILDRYGQVVLVITFIRDITKIAELKEQMSSQKELLDAFRKLQHSGGKDLEKFPRVISSRAMKKLYAQVSMLGDTDVTVLVQGETGAGKDVFARRLHEVSERSSRPFIKTDCSSIPENLMETELFGYAPGTFSGANKQGKMGLIEAASGGTLFLDEIGELPLAMQAKLLRVLQDREVVRVGSTTPRKVDVRVVAATNKDLEQEVAKGKFRSDLYYRLKVAVITIPPLRKRRADILPLARGFLGYYAHKYQRDVALSHDAEEALLAYHWPGNVRELENLILGCMITCEKKVISARDLSIALPSPEPERHEGVLLDSLDVEGKTLREILEQVEQMVIMDGMAKTGNMSAVARTLGVDRSTIFRKMKRYEGGTA, from the coding sequence ATGCCCACCAACCTGCTGAAAGATCATATTGAAGACCTTTTGGATTCCTTTGGAGAGGCCATTGCCATTTCCGATAACAATGGAATCATGCTCCATGTGAACAAAAAACACGAAGAACTGACCGGTATTCTCCACAAGGACATCATGGGCAAATCAGCTCTGGAGCTTGTGGAACGCGGTGTTTTCGATGTTGTCCTGAATCCCGAGGTCGTCAGGACGGGGCAGCCTGCCACCAGAATGCAGAAAACCGCGGATGGTCGGAAACTGATCCTTGAGGGCAATCCCATCCTGGATCGCTACGGTCAGGTTGTTCTCGTGATAACCTTTATCCGTGACATCACCAAGATAGCCGAGCTCAAAGAGCAGATGAGCTCCCAGAAGGAACTTCTGGATGCCTTTCGCAAACTGCAGCACAGCGGGGGCAAGGACCTGGAAAAATTTCCCCGTGTCATTTCCAGCCGGGCCATGAAAAAACTGTACGCCCAGGTATCCATGCTGGGGGATACGGACGTTACGGTTCTGGTGCAGGGAGAAACAGGCGCGGGCAAGGATGTGTTTGCCCGGCGACTGCACGAGGTCAGCGAGCGATCCTCACGTCCCTTTATCAAGACAGATTGCAGCAGCATTCCTGAAAATCTCATGGAAACCGAATTGTTCGGCTATGCTCCAGGAACCTTTTCCGGGGCGAACAAGCAGGGCAAGATGGGGCTTATTGAAGCGGCATCCGGAGGGACCCTGTTTCTGGACGAAATAGGCGAGCTGCCTCTGGCCATGCAGGCCAAACTGTTGCGTGTCCTTCAGGATCGCGAAGTGGTTCGGGTGGGTTCGACCACGCCTCGGAAAGTGGACGTGCGTGTGGTGGCCGCGACCAACAAGGATCTCGAGCAGGAGGTTGCCAAAGGCAAATTCCGCAGCGATTTGTACTATCGCCTCAAGGTTGCGGTTATTACCATCCCGCCCCTTAGAAAGCGCCGAGCCGATATCCTGCCCCTGGCCAGGGGGTTTCTGGGGTATTATGCCCATAAATACCAACGTGATGTCGCCCTTTCCCACGATGCCGAGGAAGCCTTGCTCGCCTATCATTGGCCGGGCAATGTCCGGGAACTGGAAAACCTCATCCTCGGGTGCATGATCACCTGTGAGAAAAAGGTCATTTCAGCCAGAGATCTTTCCATTGCCCTGCCATCGCCTGAACCCGAGAGACACGAGGGGGTCCTGCTCGACAGTCTTGATGTGGAGGGAAAGACCCTCAGGGAGATTCTGGAACAGGTGGAACAGATGGTCATCATGGACGGCATGGCCAAGACAGGCAACATGAGTGCCGTGGCCCGCACCCTGGGCGTGGACAGGTCAACCATTTTTCGCAAGATGAAGCGTTATGAAGGCGGGACGGCATAA
- the hpsG gene encoding (2S)-3-sulfopropanediol dehydratase: MTGCCTLSPQEDRLINKIDTRKGRERVYGILDTFHMTVPSIDIERARYFTESMKTTEGQVLVLRWAKALKNVAENITVYITPNSLLAGRAGKMGRYGILYPEIDGDFYKVVMKDLHKRAKSPFLLSKEDTDLLLNEIAPYWEGKTYHEHLNHAMPEELRTVTYDDDEGLKSKFVVSETSSYRSALQWVHDFEKVIKRGFEDIKAEAQARLDALDPLSPVQNVEKRPFYQAMIIVCDAVMIWARRHAVLARELAAAETDEKRKAELLEIAEICEQVPAKPARNFREALQCQWFVQMFSRIEQKSSAIISNGRMDQYLYPFYKKDLEAGIIDEDKATELLENMWVEMAQFLDLYINPTGNEFQEGYAHWEAVTIGGQTPEGEDATNDLSYLFLRSKREFPFNYPDLATRIHSRTPERFLHEVALTIKDGSGYPKLINDEEIIPLYTAKGAPFNEALDYAVSGCTEARMPNRDTYTSGCVYINAATAIEMTLNNGRLKHYGDELIGLETGNATDYKSWDEFYKAFVDQYMNLISKAFYQQALVDKLRPQHFASPMASVLHDLCMKEGKDLQNEKIEGGVDFSYFEILGYGTVTDSLSAIKKLVFEDKKLTMEEVMEALATDFEGHEDVREMLRNAPAYGNNDPYADSIAKELDRITQVYAEKYSEERGINCDVRYVPITSHVPFGKIVSATPNGRHAWTALSDGTSASHGADHNGPTAVLMSNYHTKNTGMKNRASRLLNLKLSPKAVEGEEGTRKIMDMIRTWCDLRLWHLQFNIINKETLLAAQKDPDNYRDLLVRIAGYSAYFCDLSEDLQNDVINRTEHAAI, from the coding sequence ATGACAGGTTGCTGCACCCTCTCTCCCCAGGAAGATCGTCTCATCAACAAGATCGATACTCGTAAGGGCCGTGAACGCGTCTACGGCATTCTTGACACGTTTCACATGACTGTACCCTCCATCGACATCGAACGTGCCCGGTATTTTACCGAATCCATGAAGACCACCGAAGGGCAGGTTCTTGTTCTCCGATGGGCCAAGGCACTCAAAAACGTTGCCGAGAACATCACCGTCTACATCACTCCCAATTCTCTTCTGGCTGGCCGTGCTGGCAAGATGGGTCGTTACGGGATCCTGTACCCTGAAATCGACGGCGATTTCTACAAGGTGGTCATGAAGGATCTGCACAAGCGGGCCAAGAGCCCCTTTCTCCTTTCTAAGGAAGACACGGATCTTCTTTTGAACGAAATCGCTCCCTACTGGGAAGGCAAGACCTACCACGAGCATCTGAATCACGCCATGCCCGAGGAACTGCGCACCGTCACCTACGATGACGACGAAGGTCTGAAGTCCAAGTTCGTTGTCAGCGAGACGTCTTCCTACCGCTCCGCCCTGCAGTGGGTCCATGACTTCGAAAAAGTCATCAAGCGCGGTTTCGAGGACATCAAGGCCGAAGCCCAGGCCAGACTGGACGCCCTTGATCCCTTGAGCCCCGTGCAGAACGTGGAAAAACGTCCCTTCTACCAGGCCATGATCATCGTTTGTGATGCCGTTATGATCTGGGCCAGGCGTCACGCTGTTCTGGCACGCGAGCTGGCTGCTGCCGAGACCGATGAAAAACGCAAGGCCGAACTTCTGGAAATCGCCGAGATCTGCGAACAGGTGCCTGCCAAGCCCGCTCGCAATTTCCGTGAAGCCTTGCAGTGCCAGTGGTTCGTGCAGATGTTCTCCCGTATCGAGCAGAAATCCTCTGCCATCATCTCCAACGGGCGCATGGACCAGTATCTGTACCCCTTCTACAAGAAGGATCTTGAAGCAGGTATCATTGACGAAGACAAGGCCACTGAACTGCTGGAAAACATGTGGGTTGAAATGGCTCAATTCCTGGATCTGTACATCAATCCCACCGGGAACGAGTTCCAGGAAGGGTATGCCCACTGGGAAGCCGTAACCATCGGCGGCCAGACTCCCGAAGGTGAGGATGCCACCAACGATCTCTCCTATCTCTTCCTGCGTTCCAAGAGAGAGTTCCCTTTCAACTATCCCGATCTGGCCACGCGTATTCACTCCCGCACTCCCGAGCGGTTCCTGCACGAGGTTGCCCTGACCATCAAGGATGGTTCCGGGTATCCCAAGCTGATCAATGACGAGGAAATTATCCCCCTGTACACGGCCAAGGGAGCTCCTTTCAACGAAGCCCTGGACTACGCTGTTTCCGGCTGCACCGAAGCACGCATGCCCAACCGGGACACCTACACCTCGGGTTGCGTGTACATCAACGCTGCCACAGCCATCGAGATGACCCTGAACAATGGTCGCTTGAAGCACTACGGCGATGAGCTCATCGGCCTGGAAACCGGCAATGCAACGGATTACAAATCCTGGGACGAATTCTACAAGGCATTTGTGGACCAGTACATGAACCTCATTTCCAAGGCCTTCTACCAGCAGGCCCTGGTGGACAAGCTGCGTCCCCAGCACTTTGCCTCCCCCATGGCCTCCGTGCTCCACGACCTGTGCATGAAGGAAGGCAAGGACCTGCAGAATGAGAAGATCGAAGGTGGCGTGGACTTCTCCTACTTCGAGATTCTGGGTTACGGCACCGTGACCGACAGCTTGTCCGCCATCAAGAAGCTGGTCTTCGAGGACAAGAAATTGACCATGGAAGAAGTCATGGAAGCCCTGGCGACCGATTTCGAAGGCCATGAAGATGTTCGCGAGATGCTGCGCAACGCTCCGGCCTACGGCAACAACGATCCCTACGCTGATTCCATTGCCAAGGAACTGGACCGCATCACCCAGGTGTACGCGGAAAAGTACTCCGAGGAACGCGGCATCAATTGCGACGTGCGCTACGTGCCCATCACCTCCCACGTCCCCTTCGGCAAGATCGTTTCCGCAACCCCCAACGGACGTCATGCATGGACCGCTCTTTCCGACGGTACCTCCGCATCCCATGGCGCGGACCACAACGGCCCCACCGCCGTTCTCATGTCCAACTACCACACCAAAAACACCGGCATGAAGAATCGTGCATCCCGTCTGCTGAACCTCAAGCTCTCCCCCAAGGCTGTTGAGGGTGAAGAGGGTACGCGCAAAATCATGGACATGATCCGGACATGGTGTGACCTGCGCCTCTGGCATCTGCAGTTCAACATCATCAACAAGGAAACCCTCCTGGCTGCCCAGAAGGACCCCGACAACTACCGTGACCTCCTGGTCCGCATCGCTGGCTACAGCGCCTACTTCTGCGACCTGTCCGAGGACCTGCAGAACGATGTCATCAACCGTACCGAGCACGCCGCTATCTAG
- a CDS encoding sulfite exporter TauE/SafE family protein → MYGFGITTHQFILAFCIAVFGAFGNGLAGFGLALLIGPFLLMINPAFFPGPIILLVGLITTMVMIRERKAVSCSCVKQALGGFIPGTALAALIAARLPEREIALLFGGLIFVAVGMSLVGPAIRPGKKILFSAGVLGGFMGTLSGVSMPPLALALQNRPGPELRGTIACVGFLSVILSTIALALVGRLGIKELQLALCLAPGVVLGYVFSFPVAEYFDKRCTRPAVFLLSSISAVAMIVRYV, encoded by the coding sequence GTGTACGGATTTGGAATCACAACCCATCAATTCATACTGGCCTTTTGCATCGCGGTGTTCGGAGCCTTTGGCAACGGTCTGGCCGGATTCGGGCTTGCTTTGCTCATCGGGCCTTTTTTGCTCATGATCAATCCCGCCTTTTTTCCAGGGCCCATCATTCTTTTGGTCGGGTTGATCACCACCATGGTCATGATCAGGGAACGCAAAGCCGTCAGCTGCTCCTGCGTCAAGCAGGCCCTGGGCGGGTTCATTCCGGGTACAGCCCTTGCGGCCCTGATTGCGGCCCGGCTTCCGGAGCGCGAGATCGCCCTGCTTTTCGGGGGGCTCATCTTTGTGGCCGTGGGCATGAGTCTTGTGGGGCCCGCCATACGGCCTGGCAAAAAGATACTTTTTTCTGCCGGGGTTCTGGGTGGTTTCATGGGAACCCTCAGCGGGGTGAGCATGCCTCCCCTGGCTTTGGCCCTGCAGAACCGCCCCGGTCCGGAGCTGCGCGGGACCATTGCCTGCGTGGGGTTTCTTTCCGTTATCCTGTCAACCATTGCCCTGGCCCTGGTCGGGCGTCTCGGGATAAAGGAACTGCAGCTGGCCCTTTGTCTGGCCCCAGGAGTTGTCCTTGGCTATGTGTTTTCGTTTCCTGTGGCCGAGTATTTTGACAAACGGTGCACCCGGCCGGCCGTGTTTCTGCTCTCCTCCATCAGCGCCGTGGCCATGATTGTCAGATATGTTTGA